The bacterium genome includes a window with the following:
- a CDS encoding HEAT repeat domain-containing protein gives MGGGIKKTGGSEFDPRRETTGPGRLRDAAAEAIRRDLSTPGGGRIPFEDRTIPPEIERMAERYDDFREIIDVSSGFNLPGINRFGASPRRASNSDEISNLRAVQGDPAQRADLRVEAAEALAGEGLLERDEARALAADLERGATGSYDPFLAADNLHLYLRVARLLQEIGEPVDASAAFRNLLETYTSVEMRDYSVSTQLDEIGRDYAQLAGKESLPELLEVLGDPNLLPEIRAGVAEGLAGLGAVETARELQRIAEDRNESEGLRLASARSLADLGFRSEATPVLEDLLVSPSLHARLGAAEKLVELGAVDEAIPVLRDLLGVDVDQLQAGITEAAEERLPFDHHEILAFAGLLERASTALARAERIRSEAHLPAEVKMGNMLAIGVVGLTLMGSPAVLWARAKMKAMKPDAVGMITVSASAGQITAVRAMVELVRSGNESAVAAVKGNFNILPLIEAARNDPEARALLGELATLGHADAARAHRETGN, from the coding sequence ATGGGCGGCGGAATCAAGAAAACGGGCGGCTCGGAATTCGATCCAAGAAGGGAGACGACGGGGCCCGGTCGTCTTCGGGATGCGGCCGCCGAGGCGATCCGGCGGGATCTGTCGACGCCGGGAGGGGGGCGCATTCCCTTTGAGGACCGGACGATTCCGCCGGAGATCGAACGGATGGCCGAGAGGTACGACGACTTCCGCGAGATCATCGACGTCTCCTCGGGATTCAACCTGCCGGGGATCAACCGATTCGGCGCCTCGCCACGGCGCGCGTCGAATTCCGACGAAATTTCGAACCTCAGGGCGGTCCAGGGGGATCCGGCTCAACGGGCGGATCTCCGAGTGGAAGCGGCCGAGGCCCTGGCCGGAGAGGGTCTGCTGGAACGGGATGAGGCCCGAGCCCTCGCCGCTGATCTCGAGCGGGGCGCCACCGGTTCCTACGACCCTTTTCTCGCCGCCGATAATCTCCATCTTTATCTTCGGGTCGCTCGGCTCCTGCAGGAGATCGGCGAGCCGGTTGATGCGTCGGCGGCCTTCCGGAACCTTTTGGAAACGTACACGTCCGTTGAAATGAGGGATTATTCGGTGTCCACCCAGCTCGATGAGATCGGCAGGGACTATGCCCAGCTCGCCGGAAAGGAATCTCTTCCGGAACTCCTCGAAGTCTTGGGCGATCCGAATCTATTGCCGGAGATCCGCGCGGGGGTCGCCGAGGGACTCGCCGGCCTGGGAGCGGTGGAGACGGCGCGTGAACTTCAGAGGATCGCGGAAGACCGGAATGAATCGGAGGGCTTGAGGCTGGCCTCCGCCAGGTCCTTGGCCGATTTGGGCTTCCGGTCCGAGGCGACGCCGGTCCTGGAGGATCTCCTGGTCAGCCCCAGCCTTCACGCGCGGCTGGGCGCGGCCGAGAAACTCGTGGAACTGGGGGCCGTCGATGAGGCGATTCCCGTCCTGAGGGATCTCTTAGGGGTGGATGTCGATCAACTGCAGGCCGGCATCACGGAAGCCGCGGAGGAGAGGCTTCCCTTCGACCATCACGAAATCCTGGCGTTTGCAGGTCTCCTTGAGAGGGCCTCCACCGCGTTGGCGCGCGCCGAGCGGATTCGATCGGAGGCGCACCTGCCCGCGGAGGTCAAAATGGGAAACATGCTCGCCATCGGCGTCGTGGGGTTGACCCTCATGGGGTCGCCAGCTGTCCTTTGGGCGCGGGCGAAAATGAAGGCCATGAAGCCGGACGCCGTCGGCATGATCACCGTCTCGGCCTCGGCGGGACAAATCACGGCGGTTCGGGCCATGGTAGAGCTTGTTCGATCCGGTAACGAATCGGCCGTTGCCGCTGTGAAAGGGAATTTCAACATCCTGCCCCTGATCGAGGCGGCCCGGAACGACCCGGAGGCCCGGGCACTCCTCGGCGAGTTGGCGACCCTGGGTCACGCCGATGCGGCCCGGGCGCATCGGGAGACGGGGAATTAA
- a CDS encoding phosphotransferase produces MSVVSESKGPSVEWTDADPCRQTNSCAVARVKDAPASPFGSVYRQGSEIGSRLWAAVRPGMESLFRSARNPANWIGAVEDKIKAEDYIGARNLLKETDELFNDGTAFYVGDVYDFVRYGPVSDPVLGPKIFDLKAQIEAGEAGLEARLEKKVEEGEAQTIIATGKKLAQALARRKRDEEALKAFQDLDNLTSITIDVSDTFSSLKSRLKQGEAGAKEAEAFLEKLEPLLRGNGAAPMFRCRELIGSAREEIASGRDPLQAIQGLEAGLVPLLDGPKIRHADLTGLIRDAKSKIASGALQGNDRLYEEGLSDLRSLQRYAEAEGRKEAAFEAYLSLWPENTDLVFVADLYADDVYRGRGRPYEARFDLIKRLDVTRTIDALDPEISRPTWSRFGKSPVAEDAELASKVKAQWEDMRRTAIWRTDPNGWGETFGGFGTDRSNRPNFRFYNPEYRNGIVTYREPVPGGIGELDALSTRLEGLYADPSMPTENFLAKVEETRRAGASALDENEGYRGRIELEEGLKALSTDVALIKAVEAWRSGGGEVPVEAMEKIRVLCAARARVLDEYLQGMPDDPSLYYEMKYIAEGSAWLNSFRITEDTDPATIQSLLPSFEFMIELEFSVEELRVLGGLKEEAGAVSEIPAEKGNERADVSRTQATLDQVTVLRPGRANAIEVGRRSMIQEMEARAAFYGPVAEDLDRIAFEKTLDAKIQTFREMGKEVRRSKGIKNFMSSRDPGPDRHRGMELKYEKIREMWHSEDPVLRKRAREAFIALEHAEINIDLEKEYKGAAKFNQYTIGVGIILASAVTAGVAEGLAVPLLGLADEGLGATAVNAFFFTLSYRAYDSAARGDGFVNGLAGAVKDPVAFAEEFAFNLAMMRFLGKAMKTYEGLFVSRLGRGLIYKAGGFAWEAGAFQVWSAFHSNAQMLLHGNYDPSHALDAFSPSAFEDGFLFLAALKIGGVLSMPLAGTSGLVGGWAERLVPERTQLRMQEEINGVVQALDDYATKGKGDLPELMDRMERALLRQKEFMKGLPEGVRNEATYARNAQALANLRQFRAAYQTSVLAKAGLEPHENPLGLRAAKEGDFLTYPAEKGLDLVRALKKDTAVKWVKVHRNGLVEARVTDPFGRDVTVRLASDVPKDVIKAMKEAVAGPGVPYADYDVIPGTQVSDVAARRASQGEPAVLASVFGPLVDFLKSRDVGETPEQPAEMPLERVYGPHYDYEPGFYASLPADGRKVDGAWFFPGLKLEGKSFAMIEGGEVTFTGRVFGQGSASTVYEAEWRTPDGEQRLVAVKIRDHALDPLLAEKAASREIDALVKIPSELAPNYYGTTIVEGMTAIVTDVVPGQFFRDVDPVRINENTVADIHAIFDGLEGEGWSPGDFQVNIDAMGRARLIDFEGLDVGPNGTSTTRWDVFRSLADLRRQAGLPTDFLDREIASEPDQNVGPALVKRPSGPASLQDLRLNEGETQRIGDLEFTLADGEVWVRGVEGGEGVVVRGTGDESGAWIPVGEGDTLLVNGRHYARVLGEFRTVTPAPDNAPVLAHGENGVILDNGDGNLTKVGGSVERNKQLDAEQYALAIIQFHGLDIAPPLVGRPHPSELIIGKLKGKSLDRLSPREREQIKPEHWKGLEDGLKSLQDLGIHHNDISAGNIIWDGQKLRLVDFGLARFGFRTSDDFNRLQRIKDAFDKGEAGQALYPLPNVNDIENQARIPVADVPFSRPEDRAPDTGYRKAARQTVEGNDHVGPPSEPEKK; encoded by the coding sequence ATGTCCGTTGTCAGCGAATCCAAGGGACCCAGTGTGGAGTGGACCGATGCGGACCCTTGCCGCCAGACGAACTCCTGCGCCGTTGCGAGAGTCAAGGACGCGCCGGCCTCTCCGTTCGGCTCCGTCTACCGTCAAGGCTCCGAGATCGGATCCCGTCTCTGGGCGGCCGTCCGTCCCGGAATGGAATCCCTGTTCCGGTCCGCCCGGAATCCCGCCAACTGGATCGGCGCGGTCGAGGACAAGATCAAGGCGGAGGATTACATCGGGGCAAGGAACCTCCTCAAGGAAACGGATGAACTCTTCAACGATGGAACCGCCTTCTACGTGGGCGACGTTTACGACTTCGTTCGGTACGGACCGGTCTCGGATCCGGTGCTCGGGCCGAAGATCTTCGACTTGAAGGCGCAGATCGAGGCTGGGGAGGCCGGGCTGGAAGCGCGCCTGGAAAAAAAGGTCGAGGAAGGCGAGGCCCAGACGATCATCGCAACGGGGAAGAAGCTCGCCCAAGCCCTTGCGCGCCGGAAGAGGGACGAGGAGGCCTTGAAGGCCTTCCAGGACTTGGACAACCTCACCTCGATCACGATCGATGTCTCCGACACCTTTTCAAGCCTCAAATCCCGGCTCAAACAGGGAGAGGCCGGGGCCAAGGAGGCCGAGGCCTTTCTCGAAAAGCTCGAGCCCTTGCTCCGCGGGAACGGGGCGGCCCCGATGTTCCGCTGCCGGGAGTTGATCGGGAGCGCCCGCGAGGAGATCGCCTCCGGACGAGATCCCTTGCAGGCGATCCAGGGTCTCGAAGCGGGCCTCGTGCCGCTCCTGGACGGCCCGAAGATCCGGCACGCCGACCTCACCGGTCTGATCCGGGACGCCAAGTCCAAAATCGCCTCCGGGGCCTTGCAGGGGAACGACCGGCTCTATGAGGAAGGCCTGAGCGACTTGAGATCCCTGCAACGGTACGCGGAGGCCGAAGGCCGGAAGGAAGCGGCCTTCGAGGCCTATCTTTCTCTCTGGCCCGAGAACACCGATCTTGTTTTCGTCGCGGACCTGTACGCCGACGACGTCTATCGCGGCCGCGGGCGTCCCTACGAGGCACGATTCGACTTGATCAAGAGGCTGGACGTCACGCGGACCATCGACGCCTTGGACCCGGAAATCTCCCGGCCGACCTGGAGCCGATTCGGAAAGTCGCCGGTCGCCGAGGACGCCGAACTGGCCTCGAAGGTCAAGGCCCAGTGGGAGGACATGCGCAGGACGGCCATCTGGAGGACGGACCCCAACGGCTGGGGCGAGACTTTCGGTGGATTCGGGACGGACCGGAGCAACCGTCCGAACTTCCGCTTCTATAATCCGGAATACCGGAACGGCATCGTGACCTACCGGGAACCGGTTCCCGGAGGCATCGGGGAGTTGGACGCCCTCTCGACCCGGCTGGAAGGACTCTACGCCGATCCCTCCATGCCGACGGAGAACTTTCTGGCCAAGGTGGAGGAGACGCGCAGGGCGGGCGCCTCCGCATTAGACGAAAACGAGGGATACCGGGGCCGGATCGAACTGGAAGAAGGCCTGAAGGCCCTGTCGACCGACGTGGCCCTGATCAAGGCGGTCGAGGCCTGGAGGAGTGGGGGGGGAGAGGTCCCGGTGGAGGCCATGGAGAAGATCCGCGTCCTCTGCGCGGCTCGGGCCCGAGTGCTGGACGAGTATCTGCAAGGAATGCCGGATGACCCAAGCTTGTATTACGAAATGAAATACATCGCGGAAGGGTCCGCCTGGCTGAACAGCTTCCGGATCACGGAAGACACGGATCCGGCAACAATCCAGAGCCTCCTGCCCAGCTTCGAGTTCATGATCGAGTTGGAATTTTCCGTCGAGGAGTTGAGGGTCTTGGGCGGACTGAAGGAAGAGGCGGGTGCCGTTTCGGAAATCCCCGCGGAGAAGGGCAACGAGCGGGCCGATGTCAGCCGGACCCAGGCGACGTTGGACCAGGTGACGGTCCTTCGCCCTGGAAGGGCCAATGCCATCGAGGTGGGTCGCCGGTCCATGATCCAGGAGATGGAGGCGCGGGCCGCCTTTTATGGACCGGTCGCGGAGGATCTCGACAGGATCGCCTTCGAGAAGACTCTGGATGCGAAAATACAAACGTTCCGGGAGATGGGCAAGGAGGTCCGCCGCTCAAAGGGCATCAAGAATTTCATGTCCTCGCGGGACCCGGGGCCGGACCGCCACCGGGGCATGGAGTTAAAGTACGAAAAAATACGGGAGATGTGGCACTCGGAGGACCCTGTCTTGAGGAAGAGGGCCCGTGAGGCCTTCATCGCCCTGGAGCATGCGGAGATCAACATCGACCTCGAGAAGGAGTACAAGGGCGCGGCGAAGTTCAACCAGTACACGATCGGCGTCGGGATCATTTTGGCGTCCGCCGTGACCGCCGGGGTAGCGGAAGGGTTGGCCGTGCCTCTTCTGGGCCTCGCGGACGAGGGCCTCGGCGCGACGGCCGTGAACGCCTTCTTCTTCACCCTCTCTTACCGCGCCTATGATTCGGCCGCCCGCGGCGACGGCTTCGTGAACGGATTGGCGGGGGCCGTGAAGGATCCCGTGGCGTTCGCTGAGGAGTTCGCCTTCAACCTCGCCATGATGCGCTTCCTAGGCAAGGCGATGAAGACCTACGAAGGGCTCTTCGTTTCGCGCCTCGGCCGGGGACTGATCTACAAGGCCGGGGGATTCGCTTGGGAGGCGGGGGCCTTTCAGGTCTGGAGCGCCTTTCATTCGAACGCTCAAATGCTCCTTCACGGAAATTACGACCCCTCCCACGCCCTCGACGCCTTTTCGCCCTCAGCCTTCGAAGACGGCTTCCTCTTCCTGGCCGCGCTGAAGATCGGCGGCGTGCTCTCGATGCCGCTTGCCGGCACCTCCGGGTTGGTGGGCGGCTGGGCGGAGCGCCTCGTCCCCGAGCGGACGCAGCTGCGGATGCAGGAGGAGATCAACGGGGTCGTCCAGGCCCTCGACGATTACGCGACGAAGGGGAAGGGCGATCTGCCGGAATTGATGGACCGCATGGAAAGGGCCCTCCTTCGCCAGAAAGAATTCATGAAGGGGCTCCCCGAGGGGGTACGCAACGAGGCGACCTACGCGAGAAACGCCCAGGCCCTGGCGAATTTGAGACAGTTTCGGGCGGCCTATCAGACCTCCGTCCTCGCAAAGGCCGGGCTCGAGCCGCATGAGAATCCGCTCGGCCTTCGCGCGGCCAAGGAAGGGGATTTTTTGACGTATCCCGCGGAGAAGGGGTTGGATCTCGTCCGGGCCTTGAAGAAGGACACCGCCGTCAAGTGGGTGAAGGTCCACCGCAACGGCCTCGTGGAGGCGCGGGTGACCGATCCCTTCGGCCGCGACGTCACGGTCCGTCTCGCCTCCGACGTCCCGAAGGACGTCATCAAGGCCATGAAGGAGGCGGTCGCGGGGCCGGGCGTTCCGTACGCTGACTATGACGTGATTCCCGGGACGCAAGTCAGCGACGTGGCGGCCCGGCGCGCCTCGCAGGGTGAGCCCGCCGTCCTCGCCTCCGTCTTCGGGCCCCTCGTCGATTTCCTAAAGTCCCGGGACGTTGGCGAAACGCCGGAACAGCCGGCGGAGATGCCCCTGGAGCGCGTCTACGGGCCGCACTACGACTATGAGCCGGGATTCTACGCCTCTCTTCCCGCCGACGGCCGGAAGGTGGACGGGGCTTGGTTTTTTCCCGGCCTGAAATTGGAAGGAAAATCTTTTGCGATGATCGAGGGCGGCGAGGTCACGTTCACGGGCCGCGTCTTTGGCCAGGGGAGCGCCTCGACCGTCTACGAAGCCGAATGGAGAACGCCGGACGGCGAGCAAAGGCTCGTCGCCGTGAAGATCCGCGATCATGCCCTCGACCCCCTGCTTGCGGAAAAGGCCGCCTCTCGAGAGATCGACGCCCTCGTGAAGATTCCAAGCGAGCTCGCCCCAAATTATTACGGAACGACGATCGTCGAAGGGATGACGGCAATCGTGACGGATGTCGTCCCCGGTCAGTTCTTCAGGGACGTGGATCCGGTTCGGATCAACGAAAACACCGTCGCGGATATCCACGCCATTTTCGACGGGTTGGAGGGAGAGGGTTGGAGCCCGGGGGACTTTCAGGTCAACATCGACGCCATGGGACGGGCCCGTCTCATCGATTTCGAAGGCCTCGATGTGGGGCCCAACGGCACGTCCACGACCCGATGGGACGTCTTCCGCTCGCTCGCCGACCTTCGCCGCCAGGCCGGACTCCCGACAGATTTCTTGGACCGCGAGATAGCCTCGGAACCGGACCAGAACGTGGGGCCTGCGTTGGTCAAGAGGCCGTCGGGCCCGGCTTCTCTCCAGGATCTGCGTCTGAATGAAGGTGAGACCCAGCGGATTGGCGACCTGGAGTTCACGCTTGCGGACGGCGAGGTCTGGGTTCGCGGCGTCGAAGGCGGCGAGGGCGTCGTTGTTCGCGGGACTGGCGACGAGTCGGGGGCATGGATTCCCGTCGGGGAGGGAGACACGCTTTTGGTCAACGGGCGTCATTACGCGAGGGTTCTCGGCGAGTTCCGGACGGTCACGCCGGCTCCCGACAATGCGCCCGTTCTCGCGCATGGAGAGAACGGCGTGATCCTGGACAACGGGGATGGAAACCTGACGAAGGTTGGCGGTTCGGTTGAAAGGAACAAACAGCTCGACGCGGAACAATACGCCTTGGCGATCATTCAATTCCACGGCCTGGACATCGCCCCGCCCTTGGTCGGCCGACCCCACCCGTCGGAATTGATCATCGGTAAACTGAAAGGCAAATCCTTGGACCGGTTGAGCCCCCGGGAGAGAGAGCAGATTAAGCCCGAGCATTGGAAGGGGCTGGAAGACGGGTTGAAAAGCCTTCAAGACCTTGGGATCCACCACAATGACATCAGCGCCGGCAATATCATCTGGGACGGACAGAAGCTCCGCCTCGTGGATTTTGGGTTGGCGCGGTTCGGTTTCCGGACTTCAGACGATTTCAATCGGCTTCAACGCATTAAAGACGCCTTCGACAAGGGCGAGGCAGGGCAGGCGCTCTATCCGCTCCCGAATGTTAACGATATCGAAAACCAGGCGCGCATCCCCGTCGCCGATGTCCCCTTCAGCCGCCCGGAGGACCGTGCGCCGGACACCGGTTACCGGAAGGCGGCGCGCCAAACGGTGGAGGGCAACGATCACGTTGGCCCACCTTCCGAGCCGGAAAAGAAATAG
- a CDS encoding Hsp20/alpha crystallin family protein produces MTYLSLIPRLGGRSTPTRWGFDRIFDDFFRDLDVMPEGVPAFNARLDVAETDKEVTVTADLPGLEEKDIELALNENVLSLKGEKRAETEEEGKNYFRKERTYGAFYREIEIPAEIDAAKVAATFKNGVLTVTLPKSEKAKEESRKIPVTAG; encoded by the coding sequence ATGACTTATCTCAGCCTGATCCCCCGCCTCGGCGGGCGAAGCACGCCCACACGCTGGGGGTTCGACCGCATCTTCGATGACTTCTTCCGCGACCTGGACGTGATGCCCGAGGGCGTTCCCGCCTTCAACGCGCGTCTGGACGTGGCCGAGACCGACAAGGAAGTGACGGTCACGGCCGATCTGCCCGGTTTGGAGGAAAAGGACATCGAGCTTGCCCTCAACGAAAACGTCCTCTCGCTCAAGGGCGAGAAGAGGGCGGAGACTGAAGAAGAGGGGAAGAACTATTTCCGCAAAGAGCGGACCTACGGGGCGTTCTACCGGGAGATCGAGATCCCGGCCGAGATCGACGCGGCCAAGGTGGCCGCAACGTTCAAGAACGGGGTCCTGACCGTGACGCTTCCCAAGTCTGAGAAGGCGAAGGAGGAATCGAGGAAGATCCCGGTCACGGCCGGCTAA